A single window of Ferrimonas balearica DSM 9799 DNA harbors:
- the ydiJ gene encoding D-2-hydroxyglutarate dehydrogenase YdiJ, protein MIPALDPQAVLDPQYRDYLGALKGAGFQGEVETRYGHRLSLATDNSVYQMLPQGLLFPRDADDIQLALRLAQNPEFRDLTFSARGGGTGTNGQSLNRGIIVDTSRHMRRVCAVDAEARQAVVQCGVIKDALNDELRAHGLFFSPDLSTSNRATLGGMINTDASGAGSLVYGKTSDHVLSVRAILDDGSELVTAPWDAKARAALTGRARELAESVLALCQEKQGLIEARFPKLNRFLTGYDLKHAYDPDTDILDLTRLLCGSEGTLAFIVEATLDLTPIPDTRVLVNIQYDSFDSALRHAPQLVAAEATVVETIDATVLNLAREDVSWHTVSDLVAPQDPAQAERFDGINMVEFAGDADEVEGKLIALLAHLDSGDNGAVLGYKVCRDAASLGRVYAMRKKAVGLLANAKGARKPLAFVEDTAVPPEKLADFIAEFRALLDGEGLQYGMFGHVDAGVLHVRPALDLCDPADERQLKKLSDQVAELTRQYGGLMWGEHGRGVRSEYGPAVFGELFDDLRRIKGWFDPDNRLNPGKICTPLHSDDQLYPVESPSRGAFNRRISPQSREEYERAIRCNGNGLCFNYQVDSPMCPSYKASGDRVESPKGRAELYRAWLRLLAREGVDLAQYPPRPAPLWQRVRNQFSNEVDFSHEVHAGMLSCLACKACSGACPVKVDIPTLRAEFLHHYYGRYLRPLKDHFVANLEDTLPLQARFPKLVNALSQNRFSQWALKSVVGYVDPPALSVPTLTERVADSQPTTLAELERRLARASTEQRQQMVLLVQDPFTSHYDAALVEAGLTLLSKLGFTPLLVPYLPNGKPQHIKGFLDRFRRTAHKTATALNRLARFEVPMVGLDPALVLTYSDEYVTVLKEERGAFEVEVLQSFLARHIARWPARQTTGRAYRLMGHCTENSVRPTGATEWQQVIGHFGGELKTVSLGCCGMAGTYGHEVANLSRSRELFDASWAPELAREGGEPLSSGYSCRSQVKRFGLKTLRHPLQVLLELLDA, encoded by the coding sequence ATGATCCCTGCTCTGGATCCCCAGGCGGTACTGGACCCGCAGTACCGGGACTATCTCGGCGCCCTGAAAGGCGCCGGTTTTCAAGGTGAAGTGGAAACCCGCTATGGCCACCGGCTGAGTCTGGCCACCGACAACAGCGTCTATCAGATGCTGCCGCAGGGGCTGTTGTTTCCCCGCGATGCCGACGACATCCAGCTGGCTCTGCGCCTGGCTCAGAACCCCGAGTTCCGGGACCTCACCTTCTCCGCCCGGGGTGGCGGCACCGGCACCAACGGCCAAAGCCTGAACCGCGGCATCATTGTCGACACCAGTCGCCATATGCGACGGGTCTGTGCGGTGGATGCGGAAGCCCGCCAGGCGGTGGTGCAGTGCGGCGTGATTAAGGACGCGCTGAACGACGAACTGCGCGCCCACGGCCTGTTCTTCTCGCCGGATCTCTCCACCTCAAACCGTGCCACCCTGGGCGGAATGATCAACACCGACGCCTCCGGCGCCGGTTCGCTGGTGTACGGCAAAACCTCGGATCATGTCCTGTCAGTGCGCGCCATTCTGGATGACGGCAGCGAGCTGGTGACCGCCCCCTGGGACGCCAAAGCCCGTGCGGCGTTGACCGGCCGTGCCCGTGAGCTGGCGGAGTCGGTGTTGGCATTGTGCCAAGAGAAGCAGGGGCTGATTGAAGCGCGCTTCCCCAAGCTCAACCGCTTCCTGACCGGCTACGACCTCAAGCACGCCTACGACCCCGATACCGACATCCTCGATTTGACCCGACTGCTGTGCGGCAGCGAGGGCACGCTGGCCTTTATTGTCGAAGCCACTCTTGACCTGACCCCCATCCCGGACACCCGGGTGCTGGTCAATATTCAGTACGACAGCTTTGACTCTGCCCTGCGTCATGCCCCGCAGTTGGTGGCTGCCGAAGCCACCGTGGTGGAGACCATCGATGCCACCGTACTGAATCTGGCCCGGGAAGACGTCAGCTGGCACACGGTGTCGGATCTGGTGGCCCCGCAGGACCCGGCTCAGGCTGAGCGTTTTGATGGCATCAATATGGTGGAGTTTGCCGGCGACGCTGACGAGGTCGAGGGCAAGTTGATCGCGCTGCTGGCCCATCTGGACAGCGGCGACAATGGTGCTGTGCTGGGCTACAAAGTGTGCCGGGATGCGGCCAGTTTGGGTCGGGTCTACGCCATGCGCAAAAAAGCGGTGGGTCTGTTGGCCAACGCCAAAGGCGCCCGCAAACCCCTGGCCTTTGTGGAAGACACCGCCGTGCCGCCGGAGAAGCTGGCGGACTTTATCGCCGAGTTCCGTGCCCTGTTGGATGGGGAAGGGCTGCAATACGGCATGTTTGGCCATGTGGATGCGGGGGTACTGCATGTGCGTCCGGCACTGGACCTCTGCGACCCGGCGGACGAGCGCCAGCTCAAAAAGCTGTCCGATCAGGTGGCGGAACTGACCCGTCAGTATGGCGGCCTGATGTGGGGCGAACATGGCCGGGGGGTACGCTCCGAGTATGGCCCCGCGGTGTTTGGCGAACTGTTTGACGACCTGCGCCGCATCAAGGGGTGGTTCGATCCGGACAACCGCCTCAACCCGGGCAAGATCTGCACCCCGCTGCACAGCGACGACCAGCTCTACCCAGTAGAGTCACCCAGTCGCGGCGCCTTTAACCGCCGCATCAGTCCGCAAAGCCGGGAGGAGTACGAGCGCGCCATCCGCTGTAATGGCAACGGCCTCTGCTTTAACTATCAGGTGGATTCACCGATGTGCCCCTCCTACAAGGCCAGCGGTGACCGGGTCGAAAGTCCTAAGGGCAGGGCAGAACTGTACCGCGCCTGGCTGCGGCTGCTGGCCCGGGAAGGGGTCGACCTGGCCCAGTACCCGCCACGGCCGGCGCCGTTGTGGCAGCGCGTCCGCAACCAGTTTTCCAATGAGGTCGACTTCTCCCACGAGGTGCACGCCGGGATGCTCAGCTGTCTGGCCTGCAAAGCGTGCAGCGGTGCCTGCCCGGTGAAGGTGGACATTCCCACCCTGCGGGCGGAGTTTCTGCACCACTACTACGGTCGCTATCTGCGCCCGCTCAAAGACCATTTTGTGGCCAATCTTGAAGATACCCTGCCGCTGCAGGCGCGTTTCCCCAAACTGGTCAACGCCCTCAGCCAGAACCGTTTCAGCCAGTGGGCTCTGAAGTCCGTGGTGGGGTATGTGGATCCGCCGGCCTTGTCGGTGCCGACCCTGACTGAGCGGGTGGCTGACAGCCAGCCGACCACCCTGGCAGAGCTGGAGCGACGACTGGCCCGGGCCAGCACCGAGCAGCGCCAGCAGATGGTGCTGTTGGTGCAGGACCCCTTCACCAGCCATTACGATGCGGCGCTGGTGGAAGCGGGGCTGACACTGCTCAGCAAGCTGGGTTTTACCCCGCTGTTGGTGCCCTATCTGCCCAATGGTAAGCCCCAACACATTAAGGGGTTCCTGGACCGATTCCGCCGTACCGCCCACAAAACCGCGACGGCACTGAACCGGCTGGCCCGGTTTGAGGTGCCAATGGTGGGGCTTGACCCGGCCCTGGTGCTCACCTATTCCGATGAGTACGTCACGGTACTCAAAGAGGAGCGGGGGGCGTTCGAGGTGGAGGTACTGCAATCTTTCCTGGCCCGTCATATAGCCCGCTGGCCGGCGCGCCAAACCACCGGCCGCGCCTACCGTCTGATGGGACACTGTACCGAGAACAGTGTGCGTCCGACCGGGGCCACCGAGTGGCAACAGGTGATAGGCCACTTCGGTGGTGAGCTGAAAACCGTCAGCCTTGGCTGCTGTGGCATGGCTGGCACCTATGGCCATGAAGTGGCCAACCTGTCCCGCAGTCGGGAGCTGTTTGACGCCAGCTGGGCACCGGAACTGGCCCGCGAGGGCGGTGAACCGCTCTCCAGTGGCTACTCCTGCCGCAGTCAGGTGAAGCGGTTTGGCCTGAAAACGCTGCGCCACCCGCTGCAGGTATTGCTGGAGCTGCTGGATGCTTGA
- a CDS encoding DUF1285 domain-containing protein: MLERLVRQVGENPQLDQWDPPLCGDIDIRIDGDGVWHCQGTPFPRPALVQLFASVLRAEADGHHYLVTPVEKWRIQVEDVAFVLTDLVQEGEQWWLVGSAGLRCPVTAEHPWQLRDGVPYVSLWHGTWGKLARPLYYRLAEQVVQNQQEYGVWLGSQWCVLGEKE, translated from the coding sequence ATGCTTGAGCGACTGGTGCGCCAGGTGGGGGAGAACCCGCAGCTGGACCAGTGGGATCCGCCGCTGTGTGGTGATATCGACATCCGCATCGATGGCGACGGGGTGTGGCACTGCCAGGGCACCCCGTTTCCCCGGCCCGCGCTGGTGCAACTGTTTGCGTCTGTGCTGCGGGCGGAAGCGGATGGCCACCACTATCTGGTGACGCCGGTTGAGAAGTGGCGGATACAGGTGGAGGACGTCGCCTTTGTGCTGACCGATCTGGTGCAGGAAGGGGAACAGTGGTGGCTAGTGGGCAGTGCCGGACTGCGCTGTCCGGTGACGGCTGAACACCCGTGGCAACTTCGCGATGGCGTGCCTTATGTGTCGCTCTGGCACGGTACCTGGGGAAAGCTGGCGCGGCCATTGTATTACCGCCTGGCAGAACAGGTGGTGCAGAATCAGCAGGAGTACGGAGTGTGGCTGGGGTCGCAGTGGTGTGTGCTGGGGGAAAAAGAATGA
- the torC gene encoding pentaheme c-type cytochrome TorC has translation MLGRIKALWATMSRPAKHISLGTLTLGGFIAGVVFWGGFNTALEVANTEAFCISCHEMEDTVYVELQQTVHWSNSSGVRATCSDCHVPHNWTDKIARKMQASKEVWGHLFGTINTPEKFEAKRLELATHEWNRLSANGSLECKNCHNYDSMKWDEMSEAARTQMQRAAERDQSCIDCHKGIAHHLPKDMAAASGALAALQQQAVSHFKEGQSYYSIRQLPLFQDEGLTQKAGVLNAASPVTVVAKKGDVLEVEIAGWRKAKGFGRVITEAFGQNIREATLSKEAATDKALIQQSETKEDPLTGLPWQQVSFKLWMKSDDLVDNPQVLWQEAQQIYVKNCSTCHAQPAENHFDANTWPGMFAGMLNFVNLDGDTQELVLKYLQMHSSNYSDPHH, from the coding sequence ATGCTAGGCCGGATAAAAGCATTGTGGGCGACCATGAGTCGCCCCGCCAAACACATCAGCCTCGGTACGTTAACCCTGGGTGGGTTTATTGCTGGCGTGGTGTTCTGGGGCGGATTTAATACCGCGCTCGAAGTGGCTAATACCGAAGCTTTTTGCATCAGTTGTCACGAAATGGAAGACACCGTTTATGTTGAGTTGCAGCAGACGGTGCACTGGTCCAACTCATCGGGCGTCCGCGCCACTTGCTCCGATTGCCATGTTCCCCACAACTGGACCGACAAAATTGCTCGCAAGATGCAGGCCAGCAAAGAGGTTTGGGGTCATCTGTTTGGCACCATCAATACCCCTGAAAAGTTCGAAGCCAAGCGTCTGGAGTTGGCGACGCACGAGTGGAATCGCCTGTCGGCAAACGGGTCACTGGAGTGCAAAAACTGCCACAACTACGACAGCATGAAGTGGGATGAGATGTCAGAAGCCGCCCGCACTCAGATGCAGCGCGCCGCTGAACGAGATCAGAGCTGCATCGATTGTCACAAAGGCATTGCCCATCATCTTCCAAAGGATATGGCCGCGGCATCCGGTGCGTTAGCGGCCCTGCAGCAGCAGGCGGTTAGCCACTTCAAGGAGGGGCAGAGTTATTACAGCATCCGGCAACTTCCCCTGTTCCAGGATGAGGGGTTGACCCAAAAAGCCGGGGTGCTTAACGCCGCCAGTCCGGTCACCGTGGTGGCGAAGAAGGGCGATGTGCTCGAGGTGGAGATTGCCGGATGGCGCAAAGCCAAAGGGTTTGGGCGGGTGATCACTGAAGCCTTTGGTCAGAACATCCGGGAAGCCACTCTGAGTAAAGAGGCCGCGACCGATAAGGCGCTTATCCAGCAGAGCGAGACGAAAGAGGATCCGCTCACTGGACTGCCCTGGCAACAGGTCAGCTTTAAGCTTTGGATGAAGAGCGACGACCTGGTCGACAACCCCCAGGTGCTTTGGCAAGAGGCGCAGCAGATCTACGTGAAAAACTGCAGCACCTGCCATGCCCAACCTGCCGAGAATCACTTTGATGCCAATACCTGGCCCGGCATGTTTGCGGGCATGCTGAATTTCGTGAACCTGGATGGCGATACTCAGGAGTTGGTACTCAAATACCTGCAAATGCACTCGTCCAACTACTCAGACCCTCATCATTAG
- the torD gene encoding molecular chaperone TorD, with protein MDEQEIREEVALAERRATLYWWFASMLCRELDSDQLNTLCSESGRVLLDALAEEPSLAPGCQKLRRALAGVQVLATPQLELAADYATAFLGDHLGSAPPYASVYVEPGGMMFQHPHQQMVQWLQQWQLAVSFDGNEPADHFAIMLDLMGNLVLKGVDSPEAQSAQSALLAEMLPPMRRWVTQCQRQPGFYAALAELLLAFVSLDQTLIEGEFSLAQ; from the coding sequence ATGGATGAACAGGAGATCAGGGAAGAGGTGGCGCTGGCAGAGCGACGGGCCACGCTGTATTGGTGGTTTGCGTCGATGCTCTGTCGGGAACTGGACTCAGACCAGCTCAATACCCTCTGCTCCGAATCGGGAAGAGTGTTGCTGGATGCCCTGGCCGAGGAGCCCTCACTGGCTCCCGGGTGCCAAAAACTCCGCAGGGCATTGGCTGGGGTGCAGGTGCTGGCAACTCCGCAGCTGGAACTCGCTGCCGATTACGCCACGGCATTTCTGGGGGACCATCTGGGCTCGGCACCACCCTATGCCTCGGTTTATGTTGAGCCTGGTGGCATGATGTTCCAGCACCCGCACCAGCAGATGGTGCAGTGGTTGCAACAGTGGCAACTGGCCGTCAGCTTTGACGGCAATGAACCGGCGGACCACTTTGCAATTATGCTCGATTTAATGGGCAACCTGGTGCTTAAGGGCGTCGACAGTCCAGAGGCGCAAAGCGCGCAATCTGCGTTGCTGGCCGAGATGCTGCCGCCGATGAGACGCTGGGTGACGCAATGCCAGCGCCAACCGGGATTCTATGCCGCCCTGGCGGAACTGTTGCTGGCGTTTGTCTCGCTCGACCAGACGCTGATTGAGGGGGAGTTTTCCCTGGCTCAATGA
- a CDS encoding periplasmic nitrate reductase, NapE protein codes for MSRETTNAGDKGSEWRAFLIIAVFLFPVLAATFVGAYGFIIWILQMIFGPPGHGI; via the coding sequence ATGAGCCGCGAAACGACCAACGCTGGCGATAAAGGTTCGGAATGGCGGGCCTTCCTGATCATTGCGGTGTTCCTTTTCCCAGTTCTGGCCGCCACGTTTGTCGGGGCCTACGGTTTTATCATCTGGATTTTGCAGATGATTTTTGGCCCTCCGGGGCACGGGATTTAG
- the torA gene encoding trimethylamine-N-oxide reductase TorA, which translates to MAISRRGFLKGVLCGGAVAMIGPSLLVPASADAADEIWKVSGSHWGAFRARIAGGMVMEVKPYDLDQNPTQMLEGIKGLIYSSSRIRYPMVRYEWLKNRDKANPATRGDNRFIRVTWDRALDLFYQELERIQTQYGPWALHAGQNGWRQTGQMHSCNNHMQRAVGLHGYYVRKVGDYSTGAGQVILPYVLGSTEVYAQGTSWPLIFENSDLIVLWANDPAKNLQVGWNCETHEGQGYLLQLRDKVADGSIKVISIDPVKTKTQNLLNCEHQYVNPQTDVALMLAIAHTLYREQRYDPTFIETYTLGFNEFLPYLMGEGEDKTEKSPEWAAPICGIDAEQIKGLARRMAEGRTQFMFGWGVQRQQHGEQPYWMGAVLAAMLGQIGLPGGGISYGHHYSSIGAPGSGASAPGAFPLNPDSDDERIHKNKDFKGYSSTIPVARWVDALLEPGKKVPFNGSTVTLPDIKMMVFSGCNPWHHQQDRNRMKRAFHTLETVVSIDYTWSATCRFSDIVLPACTQFERNDIDVYGSYSVRGVLAMKKLVDPLFQSRSDFHIMADLCRRFGRHKQYTRGMGEMAWVESLYEECRKANGEKFPMPPFAQFWEEGYVAFEGANPFVRHADFREDPEINPLGTPSGFIEIFSRKIASYQYDNCKGHPIWMEKAERSHGGPGSEKYPLWLQSCHPDMRLHSQMCESAPMRDKYAVQGREPVYLSAEDARRFGIKDGDLVRVFNDRGQLLAGAVISDNFPPGVVRIQEGAWYGPEGAEVGSLDTYGDPNTLSMDIGTSKLAQATSANTCLVSIEKFTGKPPEVTAFGGPDEVMPS; encoded by the coding sequence ATGGCGATTTCACGACGCGGTTTTCTGAAAGGGGTGCTTTGCGGTGGCGCAGTCGCGATGATTGGCCCCTCTCTGTTGGTGCCTGCCAGTGCGGACGCTGCCGATGAGATCTGGAAAGTTTCCGGTTCTCACTGGGGCGCCTTCAGGGCCAGGATAGCTGGTGGCATGGTGATGGAGGTTAAGCCCTATGACCTCGACCAGAACCCGACTCAAATGCTGGAGGGGATTAAGGGGCTGATCTACAGCTCTTCTCGCATCCGCTACCCGATGGTTCGCTACGAGTGGTTAAAGAACCGGGATAAAGCGAACCCCGCAACCCGCGGTGACAATCGTTTTATCCGTGTGACCTGGGACCGGGCCCTCGATCTGTTTTACCAGGAACTTGAGCGGATCCAGACTCAGTACGGTCCCTGGGCACTGCATGCCGGACAGAACGGCTGGCGGCAGACGGGCCAGATGCACAGTTGCAACAACCACATGCAGCGGGCGGTAGGCCTTCACGGCTACTATGTGCGCAAGGTCGGGGATTACTCGACCGGTGCCGGGCAGGTGATCTTACCCTACGTCCTGGGCTCCACCGAAGTGTACGCGCAGGGCACCTCCTGGCCGTTGATCTTCGAAAACAGCGACTTGATTGTGCTTTGGGCCAATGACCCCGCCAAGAACCTGCAAGTGGGCTGGAACTGCGAAACCCACGAAGGGCAGGGTTACCTGCTCCAGCTTCGTGACAAGGTGGCTGATGGCAGCATTAAGGTCATCTCCATCGATCCGGTTAAAACCAAGACTCAGAACCTGCTGAACTGCGAGCATCAGTACGTCAACCCACAGACCGACGTGGCCCTGATGCTGGCCATTGCCCATACCCTCTATCGTGAGCAGCGCTACGACCCCACCTTTATTGAAACCTACACGCTGGGGTTCAATGAGTTCCTGCCCTACCTGATGGGGGAGGGAGAAGATAAGACGGAGAAGAGTCCCGAGTGGGCGGCGCCAATTTGCGGCATTGATGCAGAGCAGATAAAGGGGCTGGCGCGCAGGATGGCTGAGGGGCGAACCCAGTTTATGTTTGGTTGGGGGGTACAGCGTCAGCAACATGGTGAGCAGCCCTACTGGATGGGGGCGGTACTGGCCGCGATGTTGGGGCAGATTGGCCTGCCGGGCGGAGGCATCAGCTACGGCCACCATTACAGTTCCATCGGCGCGCCTGGTTCGGGAGCCTCCGCTCCGGGGGCCTTCCCCCTGAACCCGGACAGCGACGATGAGCGCATCCATAAGAACAAGGATTTTAAGGGCTACAGCTCAACCATTCCGGTGGCTCGCTGGGTGGATGCGTTGCTTGAGCCTGGGAAAAAGGTGCCTTTCAACGGTTCAACGGTGACGCTCCCCGACATCAAGATGATGGTGTTCTCCGGGTGTAACCCCTGGCATCACCAGCAAGATAGAAACCGGATGAAACGGGCATTCCACACGTTGGAAACCGTGGTGTCTATTGATTACACCTGGAGTGCCACCTGTCGGTTTTCCGACATCGTTCTGCCTGCCTGTACCCAGTTTGAGCGGAACGACATCGACGTTTACGGCTCCTACAGCGTCCGTGGGGTGCTGGCGATGAAGAAGCTGGTGGACCCCCTGTTTCAGAGCCGCAGCGATTTCCACATCATGGCGGATTTGTGCCGCCGCTTCGGTCGTCACAAGCAGTACACCCGGGGCATGGGGGAGATGGCGTGGGTGGAAAGCCTCTATGAGGAGTGCCGGAAAGCGAACGGGGAGAAATTCCCCATGCCGCCGTTTGCCCAGTTCTGGGAGGAGGGTTACGTCGCGTTTGAAGGAGCCAACCCCTTTGTCCGCCATGCTGATTTCCGGGAAGACCCGGAGATCAACCCACTGGGCACGCCCTCAGGGTTTATCGAGATCTTCAGCCGTAAGATCGCCAGCTACCAGTACGATAACTGCAAAGGGCACCCGATATGGATGGAGAAAGCCGAGCGCTCTCACGGCGGCCCGGGCAGTGAAAAATACCCCCTGTGGCTGCAATCTTGCCACCCGGATATGCGCCTGCATTCGCAGATGTGTGAGTCTGCACCGATGCGGGACAAGTACGCGGTACAAGGGCGAGAGCCGGTTTACCTGAGTGCAGAGGACGCCAGGCGATTTGGCATTAAGGATGGGGACCTGGTGCGGGTCTTCAACGACCGCGGGCAACTGCTGGCGGGTGCGGTGATCAGCGATAACTTTCCCCCCGGAGTGGTTCGGATCCAGGAGGGGGCATGGTATGGGCCCGAAGGGGCGGAGGTTGGTTCGCTGGACACCTACGGCGACCCCAATACCCTGTCGATGGACATTGGCACCTCCAAGCTGGCTCAGGCCACGTCGGCCAATACGTGCCTGGTGAGTATCGAGAAATTCACCGGCAAACCACCGGAAGTGACCGCCTTTGGCGGGCCGGATGAAGTGATGCCCAGTTAA
- the dsdC gene encoding DNA-binding transcriptional regulator DsdC: MLSSAILSSMHCFASAARHMSFTKAAEELHLTQSAVSHRIKKLEEQLGFKLFLRFNRRLQLTEQGQGLMAVLDQSLGGLESAIRDIRQQEFTSTLSMAVPHSFARCWLSERLGDLHRRYPKMTLQVRAQSRSTDFQHEPVDVAVYYDRPDRSGLHQHVLFGEMLVPVCSKDYADEHNLWQNPDGLAECLLLHDETAWQGTGFYTEWQYWAERAGIDPLAVTRGFVFNRADLAYRAAMSGQGVALGRWRMVAPSVRSGALVVPIDAFVEAEQSYLAVCHPDRQEVPAIKAVLEWLDEMAQHHLEKLAQEREALAFEPA, encoded by the coding sequence ATGCTGAGCAGCGCCATCCTCTCTTCCATGCACTGTTTCGCCAGTGCCGCCCGCCATATGAGCTTTACCAAGGCGGCGGAAGAACTGCACCTGACCCAAAGCGCGGTGAGCCATCGCATTAAAAAGCTTGAGGAACAGCTCGGTTTTAAGCTGTTTTTGCGCTTTAACCGCCGCCTGCAACTGACCGAGCAGGGCCAGGGATTGATGGCGGTGCTGGACCAGTCCCTGGGTGGACTGGAATCCGCCATCCGTGACATTCGCCAACAGGAGTTTACCTCCACCCTGAGCATGGCGGTGCCGCACAGTTTTGCCCGTTGCTGGTTGTCTGAGCGGTTGGGTGATCTGCACCGCCGTTATCCCAAGATGACGCTACAGGTTCGCGCCCAGTCCCGCTCCACCGATTTCCAGCATGAGCCGGTGGATGTGGCGGTGTACTACGACCGTCCGGACCGCTCTGGTCTGCACCAGCACGTGCTGTTTGGTGAAATGCTGGTGCCGGTGTGCAGCAAGGATTACGCCGACGAGCATAACCTTTGGCAGAACCCGGATGGTCTGGCCGAGTGTCTGTTGTTGCACGATGAGACCGCCTGGCAGGGCACCGGATTCTACACTGAATGGCAGTACTGGGCCGAGCGTGCCGGTATTGACCCCCTGGCCGTGACCCGGGGCTTTGTCTTTAACCGGGCTGACCTCGCTTACCGGGCCGCCATGTCCGGTCAGGGCGTTGCCCTCGGCCGTTGGCGCATGGTGGCGCCGTCGGTGCGCTCCGGGGCGCTGGTGGTGCCGATTGATGCTTTCGTCGAAGCGGAGCAGAGCTACCTGGCGGTGTGCCATCCTGACCGTCAGGAGGTGCCGGCCATTAAAGCGGTACTGGAATGGTTGGATGAAATGGCGCAACATCACTTAGAGAAACTGGCCCAGGAGCGGGAAGCCCTGGCGTTCGAGCCGGCATAA
- a CDS encoding MaoC/PaaZ C-terminal domain-containing protein yields MNQTLNQNDIPSNLSLVWKGFIKRCEQGELPAMELKVDGFRFDADKLAAYNAFCGFAADALPLSYLFVATQPIQLMLLTDKAVPVQPLGMIHLGVSFELHTHVEADGAYDVVVKVGEQERTEKGLEFELVGEFWRDGQCCASYISRCLLRVPAEGGRRRRRAGGRAPRVEHEWQVIENLALAPQVARGYARISGDYNPIHLHRITAKPFGFDAPIAHGMYMVAKMLSAVSEPLRSASFDFKRPVLMPGNGTVERDGEALRLASSAGKPLVEARIQSA; encoded by the coding sequence ATGAATCAAACCCTGAACCAAAACGATATCCCCTCCAATCTGAGCCTGGTGTGGAAAGGTTTCATCAAGCGCTGCGAGCAGGGCGAACTGCCCGCCATGGAGTTGAAGGTCGACGGGTTCCGGTTTGATGCCGACAAACTGGCGGCATACAACGCCTTCTGTGGCTTCGCCGCGGACGCGCTGCCGCTCTCCTATCTGTTTGTCGCCACCCAGCCGATCCAACTGATGCTGCTGACCGACAAAGCGGTACCGGTTCAGCCCCTGGGCATGATCCACCTCGGTGTCAGCTTTGAGCTTCACACCCATGTTGAAGCCGATGGTGCCTATGACGTGGTGGTCAAAGTGGGTGAGCAGGAGCGCACCGAGAAGGGACTCGAGTTCGAGCTGGTGGGTGAGTTCTGGCGTGATGGCCAGTGCTGCGCCAGCTACATCAGCCGCTGCCTGCTGCGGGTACCCGCTGAAGGTGGCCGCCGTCGCCGCCGCGCTGGGGGGCGTGCCCCGCGGGTTGAGCACGAATGGCAAGTGATTGAAAACCTGGCCCTGGCGCCACAGGTGGCCCGCGGCTACGCCCGCATCTCCGGGGACTACAACCCCATCCACCTGCACCGCATTACCGCCAAACCCTTTGGCTTTGATGCCCCCATTGCCCACGGCATGTACATGGTGGCCAAGATGCTGTCTGCGGTTTCTGAGCCCCTGCGCAGTGCCAGCTTTGACTTCAAGCGCCCGGTGCTGATGCCCGGTAATGGCACGGTAGAACGCGATGGCGAGGCCCTGCGCCTGGCCAGCAGCGCTGGCAAGCCGCTGGTGGAAGCGCGCATCCAAAGCGCCTGA